One Brassica napus cultivar Da-Ae chromosome C4, Da-Ae, whole genome shotgun sequence genomic region harbors:
- the LOC106377255 gene encoding acyl-lipid omega-3 desaturase (cytochrome b5), endoplasmic reticulum (The RefSeq protein has 2 substitutions compared to this genomic sequence), with product MVVAMDQRSNVNGDSGARKEEGFDPSAQPPFKIGDIRAAIPKHCWVKSPLRSMSYVTRDIFAVAALAMAAVYFDSWFLWPLYWVAQGTLFWAIFVLGHDCGHGSFSDIPLLNSVVGHILHSFILVPYHGWRISHRTHHQNHGHVENDESWVPLPEKLYKNLPHSTRMLRYTVPLPMLAYPIYLWYRSPGKEGSHFNPYSSLFAPSERKLIATSTTCWSIMLATLVYLSFLVDPVTVLKVYGVPYIIFVMWLDAVTYLHHHGHDEKLPWYRGKEWSYLRGGLTTIDRDYGIFNNIHHDIGTHVIHHLFPQIPHYHLVDATRAAKHVLGRYYREPKTSGAIPIHLVESLVASIKKDHYVSDTGDIVFYETDPDLYVYASDKSKIN from the exons ATGGTTGTTGCTATGTACCAGCGCAGCAATGTTAACGGAGATTCCGGTGCCCGGAAGGAAGAAGGGTTTGATCCAAGCGCACAACCACCGTTTAAGATCGGAGATATAAGGGCGGCGATTCCTAAGCATTGCTGGGTGAAGAGTCCTTTGAGATCTATGAGCTACGTCGCCAGAGACATTTTCGCCGTCGCGGCTCTGGCCATGGCCGCCGTGTATTTTGATAGCTGGTTCCTCTGGCCACTCTACTGGGTTGCCCAAGGAACCCTTTTCTGGGCCATCTTCGTTCTTGGCCACGACTG TGGACATGGGAGTTTCTCAGACATTCCTCTGCTGAACAGTGTGGTTGGTCACATTCTTCATTCATTCATCCTCGTTCCTTACCATGGTTG GAGAATAAGCCATCGGACACACCACCAGAACCATGGCCATGTTGAAAACGACGAGTCTTGGGTTCCG TTGCCAGAAAAGTTGTACAAGAACTTGCCCCATAGTACTCGGATGCTCAGATACACTGTCCCTCTGCCCATGCTCGCTTACCCGATCTatctg TGGTACAGAAGTCCTGGAAAAGAAGGGTCACATTTTAACCCATACAGTAGTTTATTTGCTCCAAGCGAGAGGAAGCTTATTGCAACTTCAACTACTTGCTGGTCCATAATGTTGGCCACTCTTGTTTATCTATCGTTCCTCGTTGATCCAGTCACAGTTCTCAAAGTCTATGGCGTTCCTTACATT ATCTTTGTGATGTGGTTGGACGCTGTCACGTACTTGCATCATCATGGTCACGATGAGAAGTTGCCTTGGTACAGAGGCAAG GAATGGAGTTATTTACGTGGAGGATTAACAACTATTGATAGAGATTACGGAATCTTCAACAACATCCATCACGACATTGGAACTCACGTGATCCATCATCTTTTCCCACAAATCCCTCACTATCACTTGGTCGATGCC ACGAGAGCAGCTAAACATGTGTTAGGAAGATACTACAGAGAGCCGAAGACGTCAGGAGCAATACCGATTCACTTGGTGGAGAGTTTGGTCGCAAGTATTAAAAAAGATCATTACGTCAGTGACACTGGTGATATTGTCTTCTACGAGACAGATCCAGATCTCTACGTTTATGCTTCTGACAAATCTAAAATCAATTAA
- the LOC106377255 gene encoding acyl-lipid omega-3 desaturase (cytochrome b5), endoplasmic reticulum isoform X1, whose protein sequence is MVVAMYQRSNVNGDSGARKEEGFDPSAQPPFKIGDIRAAIPKHCWVKSPLRSMSYVARDIFAVAALAMAAVYFDSWFLWPLYWVAQGTLFWAIFVLGHDWRISHRTHHQNHGHVENDESWVPLPEKLYKNLPHSTRMLRYTVPLPMLAYPIYLWYRSPGKEGSHFNPYSSLFAPSERKLIATSTTCWSIMLATLVYLSFLVDPVTVLKVYGVPYIIFVMWLDAVTYLHHHGHDEKLPWYRGKEWSYLRGGLTTIDRDYGIFNNIHHDIGTHVIHHLFPQIPHYHLVDATRAAKHVLGRYYREPKTSGAIPIHLVESLVASIKKDHYVSDTGDIVFYETDPDLYVYASDKSKIN, encoded by the exons ATGGTTGTTGCTATGTACCAGCGCAGCAATGTTAACGGAGATTCCGGTGCCCGGAAGGAAGAAGGGTTTGATCCAAGCGCACAACCACCGTTTAAGATCGGAGATATAAGGGCGGCGATTCCTAAGCATTGCTGGGTGAAGAGTCCTTTGAGATCTATGAGCTACGTCGCCAGAGACATTTTCGCCGTCGCGGCTCTGGCCATGGCCGCCGTGTATTTTGATAGCTGGTTCCTCTGGCCACTCTACTGGGTTGCCCAAGGAACCCTTTTCTGGGCCATCTTCGTTCTTGGCCACGACTG GAGAATAAGCCATCGGACACACCACCAGAACCATGGCCATGTTGAAAACGACGAGTCTTGGGTTCCG TTGCCAGAAAAGTTGTACAAGAACTTGCCCCATAGTACTCGGATGCTCAGATACACTGTCCCTCTGCCCATGCTCGCTTACCCGATCTatctg TGGTACAGAAGTCCTGGAAAAGAAGGGTCACATTTTAACCCATACAGTAGTTTATTTGCTCCAAGCGAGAGGAAGCTTATTGCAACTTCAACTACTTGCTGGTCCATAATGTTGGCCACTCTTGTTTATCTATCGTTCCTCGTTGATCCAGTCACAGTTCTCAAAGTCTATGGCGTTCCTTACATT ATCTTTGTGATGTGGTTGGACGCTGTCACGTACTTGCATCATCATGGTCACGATGAGAAGTTGCCTTGGTACAGAGGCAAG GAATGGAGTTATTTACGTGGAGGATTAACAACTATTGATAGAGATTACGGAATCTTCAACAACATCCATCACGACATTGGAACTCACGTGATCCATCATCTTTTCCCACAAATCCCTCACTATCACTTGGTCGATGCC ACGAGAGCAGCTAAACATGTGTTAGGAAGATACTACAGAGAGCCGAAGACGTCAGGAGCAATACCGATTCACTTGGTGGAGAGTTTGGTCGCAAGTATTAAAAAAGATCATTACGTCAGTGACACTGGTGATATTGTCTTCTACGAGACAGATCCAGATCTCTACGTTTATGCTTCTGACAAATCTAAAATCAATTAA